The genomic stretch TTCCAACTCAGTTTTTTTCCTCCCACCACTTTCCATTCTTTGTTTCTTAATTTGGGACTTCAACCAATGTTGTGGCTTCCCAACTGGGGCAGATGCAGACTGAACAGTCTCAATAGAAGAACCAAcagaaccagaaccagaacTAGAACTAGAACTAGAACCAGAAACAGAACCAGATTGACTGTAACTGACAGCATAATCATCAAACAATTCATGCAGAGCAGTCAACAAATTCTCAAGGTAAGTTTTGCCTTTTACCTCACCATACATATGATTTATCTGAGTTGGCATATATTCTAACTTGTCCCTGGGGTCTAAAATGTTTGCAAAGAAAATCATATAGTTCATTTTATCTATATCACcccaatatttttcaaattttgctttCATGTTAGCCCCCATTAGTTTCACAGCCCCATCAGCTTCCACCATGCTTTTCAAGATACAGAACAGATCAGATATCTCAGAAAAAAAGGTATTAGATGTCACATACAAGGACCCTGAAATTCTGATAGTCATGTCATAGAAACATTTCAACAATGTGACCAAACTGTTCACAGAATCCCAATCATGTAATTCAGGAATAGAATcacctaaatcagatttaaaTGAATTGTCACTCTCCTCATAGGCCTCAAACACTTTCTGATATATAACAGCAGACTTTAACATCAAATAGGTGGAATTCCACCTTGTTGGCACATCAAGACACAGAGAAGATTTCTGCTCAATACCAATTAAGTCTGACAAATCCCTAAATTTCTTCAACCTAGCAGGTGAGTTTCTGACATATCTAACAACCTCCCTAACCTTCTTTACAGCAGTATCACACTCTTTCAGACCATCTTGAACAACCAAATTCAGAATATGGGCAATGCATCTCATGTGAAGATACTTACACTTCACAGTAGATGATCCCCAAGACAAcaatttcctttttaaaaaaccAAGGGCAGTATCATTTGATGAAGCATTATCTACTGTCACAGTAAACACATTCCTAAGCCCCCACTCAAGCAAACAATTTTCAAGAGCTTTTGCAATATACTGACCCTTGTGTGATGTGACAGGGATAAaagagataatttttttatgtagCTTCCAGTCTTCATCTATAAAATGTGCAGTGACTACCATATAATTGATCCTTTGAATAGATGTCCAAGAGTCAGTTGTAATACTGACTCTTTGAGTGTTTCCCCTAAACAAACACTTCAACTTCAGTTTCTCTTCTTCATAA from Ipomoea triloba cultivar NCNSP0323 chromosome 12, ASM357664v1 encodes the following:
- the LOC115999548 gene encoding zinc finger BED domain-containing protein RICESLEEPER 2-like, which translates into the protein MIIIDELPFIFVEGQGFKRFIAVACPRFKIPSRWTVSRDIHVIYEEEKLKLKCLFRGNTQRVSITTDSWTSIQRINYMVVTAHFIDEDWKLHKKIISFIPVTSHKGQYIAKALENCLLEWGLRNVFTVTVDNASSNDTALGFLKRKLLSWGSSTVKCKYLHMRCIAHILNLVVQDGLKECDTAVKKVREVVRYVRNSPARLKKFRDLSDLIGIEQKSSLCLDVPTRWNSTYLMLKSAVIYQKVFEAYEESDNSFKSDLGDSIPELHDWDSVNSLVTLLKCFYDMTIRISGSLYVTSNTFFSEISDLFCILKSMVEADGAVKLMGANMKAKFEKYWGDIDKMNYMIFFANILDPRDKLEYMPTQINHMYGEVKGKTYLENLLTALHELFDDYAVSYSQSGSVSGSSSSSSSGSGSVGSSIETVQSASAPVGKPQHWLKSQIKKQRMESGGRKKTELEHYLSEAIVEEENSFDILRWWKVNSARFPILSKLARDVLAIPISTVASESAFSTSGRVLDCFRSSLTPKIVEALVCTQDWLRLPNTPLSIEENLEELERFEKEFTVEGGNTSGGRTAGSSLATIPLPPETEIRIKLAVFLTFSGAAPASTPVDGIYSNQNSAIMILILLRSNLMVDPYLEWFSAAIFKGRLVNGLAINIALSLGILDTNNYSRSHFHYSFESDSISGFHTGFSTVLHVFLFWLLEDSVVLVSRDVLHSVSSKMRKA